The proteins below come from a single Chitinophaga pinensis DSM 2588 genomic window:
- a CDS encoding condensation domain-containing protein, which yields MNKRIIHTVFDQQAVTAPERVAVEEGRRSWTYKELKESSEALTQYLLHYNPATGTPVAVMLPPGFSLVSALLAVFRSGNIYMPLDASLPAKKLHTIFEQTRPAVCVTTLALASVAENIIREQSAFNCTMIVLDEELPVTVKHFEDSTYAGAETPGSIAFQPFPEIRPDDANYIIYTSGSTGEAKAIVGCHDSLSHFIHWEMNEFKLDNGVRVSQLSQFTFDASLRDVFVPLSIGGTLCFPPAGSRTNIPLLIEWLEESQINLVHCVPSIFKLITRSLNTNTGKQLLPALKHILMAGERLYSKDVSQWRCIAGEHVELVNLYGTSETTMAKTFHRIKAVPEDPSAVIHVGRPLNNTMIAVVNGSRLCRAGEIGEIYIVTPFMTKGYYKNEALTRTVFVQNPLVTDREEIVHRTGDYGVYLEDGSVEVIGRKDEQVKVNGVRVELGEVKQAVLRLDGISGAEIIALKNTADENELICYYTSTEVKEDVLRTHLESELARYMLPAALIRMEEFPLTINGKVDKNALPKPEKVLISDDAYVAPQTPTENKLEAMWQELLGLTRVGTAINFFRVGGASLKVIKMVSQIFHVFNVSLTFADVFVNNTIRQLATLIDETVKTGGANIVPLPEKEYYDVTYAQRRLWIYDKLGGQKNLYNIVHAVELKGNIKPALIREALVALITRHEMLRTTFIEVDGEPKQRVHPVNSELIPFAYFDRQQQLELYGGIPSIVWAEQQREFNLETGPLFFNTLLQLDNDHYAMVFNWHHIIGDGWTQDVLLNDLLVLYNTLEGRGEQTLKPLRFQYRDYADWMNRQLQGERLKEMEEYWATRFAAPFTPATFPAQTDRNKARAGIGHSIDFLLDQETTRQLRALTQVSAVTDYISLHAIVNILLYHYSGTADIVTGAPFSGRPRLELQDQAGFYVNLMPLRVTLDPEDNFLTVLDKTRECITGAHKYQEYPIDMLVQRLGLDARFGRMPMFNILIQSQNNLEYPISDIEGMSVKQIELTVATSKVDVTFNFQENGDEILASIEYDTELYTEKGIRLVIENFLTVIRTLSRLPATKIKDITIERAVDEEEEEQSFMNALSQL from the coding sequence ATGAATAAGAGAATCATTCATACCGTGTTTGATCAGCAGGCTGTTACAGCTCCGGAAAGGGTGGCTGTTGAAGAAGGCCGTCGATCATGGACCTATAAAGAGCTGAAAGAAAGCTCCGAAGCATTGACGCAGTACCTGCTGCATTATAATCCGGCAACAGGTACACCCGTCGCTGTGATGCTGCCTCCTGGTTTTTCCCTGGTAAGCGCACTGCTGGCAGTTTTTCGTTCCGGTAATATTTATATGCCCCTTGATGCATCATTGCCCGCAAAAAAACTACATACCATCTTTGAACAGACACGTCCTGCGGTATGTGTCACTACCCTTGCACTGGCATCAGTAGCGGAGAATATTATCCGTGAACAGTCTGCATTCAACTGCACAATGATCGTCCTGGACGAGGAGCTGCCGGTTACGGTAAAACATTTTGAAGACAGCACTTACGCCGGTGCAGAAACACCAGGCAGTATTGCCTTTCAGCCTTTCCCGGAGATCAGACCAGATGATGCCAATTATATTATTTATACCAGTGGATCGACCGGAGAAGCGAAAGCAATAGTAGGCTGCCATGACAGTCTGAGTCATTTTATTCATTGGGAAATGAATGAGTTTAAACTGGACAACGGCGTTCGCGTCAGCCAGTTGAGTCAGTTCACTTTTGACGCTTCCCTGCGTGATGTCTTCGTACCCCTGAGTATCGGAGGTACTTTATGTTTTCCGCCTGCCGGTAGCCGTACCAACATCCCCCTGCTGATAGAGTGGCTGGAAGAATCGCAGATCAACCTGGTGCATTGTGTGCCTTCTATCTTCAAACTGATTACCAGATCACTCAATACTAATACCGGCAAACAGTTATTACCTGCCCTGAAACATATCTTAATGGCGGGAGAACGCTTGTACAGCAAGGATGTCAGCCAATGGAGATGTATTGCAGGAGAACATGTGGAACTGGTGAACCTGTACGGTACTTCGGAAACAACGATGGCCAAAACCTTCCACCGTATTAAAGCCGTACCGGAAGATCCTTCTGCAGTGATACATGTAGGTCGGCCGCTGAATAATACAATGATCGCTGTCGTTAATGGCAGTCGCCTGTGCCGTGCAGGTGAGATCGGAGAGATCTACATTGTGACGCCTTTCATGACTAAAGGTTATTATAAAAACGAAGCACTGACCCGCACTGTCTTTGTACAGAACCCGCTTGTAACAGACCGCGAAGAGATTGTACATCGTACGGGAGACTATGGTGTATACCTGGAGGACGGATCCGTAGAGGTCATAGGCAGAAAGGATGAACAGGTAAAAGTCAATGGTGTCAGAGTAGAGCTGGGCGAAGTAAAACAGGCAGTATTACGTCTGGATGGAATCTCCGGAGCTGAGATCATTGCCCTGAAAAATACAGCAGATGAAAATGAGCTGATTTGCTATTATACTTCTACAGAAGTGAAAGAAGATGTCCTGAGAACACACCTGGAATCTGAACTGGCCCGCTACATGTTACCCGCTGCGTTGATCAGAATGGAAGAGTTCCCGTTGACCATCAATGGTAAGGTAGATAAGAATGCATTGCCTAAGCCGGAGAAAGTATTGATATCAGATGATGCGTATGTTGCCCCGCAAACGCCAACAGAGAACAAACTGGAAGCAATGTGGCAGGAGTTGCTGGGACTGACCCGCGTGGGTACGGCTATCAACTTTTTCAGAGTGGGTGGTGCTTCGCTGAAGGTGATTAAGATGGTATCGCAGATCTTTCACGTGTTTAATGTATCGCTGACGTTTGCAGACGTGTTTGTCAATAATACCATCAGGCAACTGGCCACACTTATCGATGAAACAGTAAAAACAGGCGGCGCCAACATTGTACCACTACCCGAGAAAGAGTACTATGATGTTACCTATGCACAGCGCAGGTTATGGATCTATGATAAGCTTGGCGGACAAAAGAACCTGTATAACATCGTACACGCAGTAGAGCTAAAAGGGAATATAAAACCGGCGCTTATCCGTGAAGCACTGGTAGCGTTGATTACCAGACATGAGATGTTACGGACTACTTTTATCGAAGTAGACGGCGAACCCAAACAACGTGTTCACCCCGTGAATAGTGAACTGATCCCCTTCGCTTATTTTGACAGACAGCAGCAACTGGAACTATATGGAGGTATACCATCCATCGTTTGGGCAGAACAGCAGCGGGAATTTAACCTCGAAACAGGTCCGCTCTTTTTCAACACATTATTGCAGCTGGACAACGACCATTACGCAATGGTTTTCAACTGGCACCACATTATCGGTGACGGATGGACACAAGACGTATTACTCAACGACCTCCTGGTGCTGTACAACACACTCGAAGGAAGAGGAGAGCAGACATTGAAACCACTACGCTTCCAGTACCGTGATTATGCAGATTGGATGAATCGTCAGCTCCAGGGTGAACGACTGAAAGAAATGGAGGAATACTGGGCCACCAGGTTTGCAGCTCCATTTACGCCAGCTACTTTTCCCGCACAAACAGACAGAAACAAGGCGCGTGCCGGCATCGGTCATAGCATAGATTTTTTGCTGGACCAGGAGACAACCCGCCAGCTCAGGGCTTTAACACAGGTTTCTGCCGTGACGGATTATATCAGCCTGCACGCGATTGTCAATATACTACTATATCATTATTCCGGTACTGCCGATATCGTAACCGGAGCGCCTTTTTCCGGCAGACCCAGACTGGAACTACAGGATCAGGCAGGGTTTTATGTTAATCTGATGCCCTTGCGTGTTACACTGGATCCCGAAGATAACTTCCTGACAGTACTCGATAAAACAAGGGAATGTATAACGGGCGCACATAAGTATCAGGAATACCCCATAGATATGCTGGTACAACGCCTGGGACTGGATGCCCGCTTCGGTCGTATGCCAATGTTTAACATACTCATACAGTCACAGAATAACCTCGAATACCCCATCAGTGATATAGAAGGAATGTCAGTTAAACAGATAGAGCTGACCGTCGCTACCAGTAAGGTAGATGTGACATTCAACTTCCAGGAGAACGGAGATGAAATACTGGCTTCTATCGAATATGATACAGAGCTCTATACAGAGAAAGGTATCCGCCTGGTCATAGAGAACTTCCTGACCGTCATTCGCACTTTAAGCAGACTCCCTGCGACAAAGATCAAAGACATCACAATCGAACGTGCCGTAGACGAGGAAGAAGAAGAACAATCTTTTATGAATGCGCTTTCACAACTATAA
- a CDS encoding TauD/TfdA family dioxygenase has protein sequence MEISSRHIGRTPTIDEGTFPLTIRFDGASVEDFIAWYKSNRDWLDSNLLKSGAILVQGMDIDSVDKFEYITGSLGSKFRDYLDGSYPRRNLKGHVYISTEYDSSYNITMHNELSYSAKWPTRLIFGCVIPPGTGGETPLVDSRTIIDVMPAEILEEFERKQLRYIRNLHAGQGMGPSWKDTFGTDDKAVVEQHCRSIDIQYEWKKNDGLRLINLRPATRIHPVTGEKVWFNQADQYHPTHFPEEVYKTLMRMSAGVEEDLPLFVSFGDGSKIPESTIHEIIRVIDTVTVVRPWEKGDFVIVENMLVAHGRKAYTGDRKIVVSMVE, from the coding sequence ATGGAAATTTCATCAAGACATATCGGGCGGACGCCAACGATAGATGAAGGTACATTTCCGCTCACTATACGTTTTGACGGCGCTTCTGTCGAAGACTTCATCGCCTGGTATAAGTCTAACAGAGACTGGCTGGATAGTAACCTGCTGAAAAGCGGGGCTATCCTGGTACAGGGAATGGACATCGACAGCGTTGACAAGTTTGAGTACATTACCGGCTCCCTGGGGTCAAAATTCAGAGATTATCTTGATGGCAGTTACCCCCGCAGAAACCTCAAAGGACATGTCTACATCTCTACGGAATACGATTCCAGCTACAACATCACAATGCATAATGAGCTGTCTTATTCCGCTAAATGGCCAACACGCCTGATATTCGGTTGCGTCATTCCTCCGGGAACTGGCGGAGAAACACCCCTGGTAGACAGCCGTACTATCATTGATGTAATGCCAGCCGAAATCCTCGAAGAGTTTGAAAGAAAACAACTGCGCTACATCAGAAACCTCCACGCAGGACAGGGAATGGGACCATCCTGGAAAGATACTTTCGGCACGGACGACAAAGCTGTTGTTGAGCAGCACTGCCGCAGCATCGATATCCAGTATGAATGGAAAAAGAATGACGGTCTCCGGTTGATAAATCTTCGTCCTGCCACAAGGATACATCCGGTGACAGGAGAGAAGGTCTGGTTTAACCAGGCCGACCAGTATCACCCAACACACTTCCCGGAAGAAGTATACAAAACATTAATGCGGATGTCAGCGGGTGTGGAAGAAGATCTTCCATTGTTCGTTTCCTTCGGCGATGGTAGTAAAATACCGGAATCGACGATTCATGAAATTATCCGCGTAATTGATACCGTAACAGTGGTAAGGCCCTGGGAAAAAGGGGATTTCGTAATAGTGGAAAATATGCTGGTGGCGCATGGCCGTAAGGCCTACACCGGCGACAGAAAGATCGTAGTATCTATGGTAGAATAA
- a CDS encoding aspartate/glutamate racemase family protein produces MTKKLGIIGGMGSHAASWLFKRITDLSYGEKDQEYIDVLLHNNTAIPDRTRAIVYNETSPLPELLRSVKILNNNDVDVAVMACLTAYHFKSSLAPVFNGYFADPIEFTVERLQEMFGDLDGLKVGVIASTGTLRSRIFQKALEPLGATVICLEGDEQERYFMGPIYKPDGLKSGHASAEAIRLFAHQVPLLQDKGADVVIGACSEVPLVLNEENVKMPYVDVFELLAQKVVDTCYQYI; encoded by the coding sequence ATGACAAAGAAACTTGGTATCATCGGAGGCATGGGATCCCATGCAGCTTCGTGGTTATTTAAGCGGATCACCGATCTGTCTTATGGCGAGAAGGACCAGGAGTATATCGATGTGTTGTTACATAATAATACGGCGATACCTGACAGAACGCGGGCTATCGTATACAATGAGACTTCTCCTTTACCGGAGCTACTGCGTTCAGTAAAAATACTAAACAATAATGACGTCGATGTGGCTGTAATGGCCTGCCTGACGGCATACCACTTTAAGTCCTCGCTGGCGCCTGTTTTCAATGGCTACTTTGCCGACCCGATCGAATTTACTGTTGAACGTTTACAGGAAATGTTCGGTGACCTGGATGGCTTGAAGGTGGGTGTTATTGCATCTACCGGCACATTACGGTCACGCATTTTTCAAAAGGCGCTTGAACCACTGGGAGCAACAGTGATCTGCCTGGAGGGAGACGAACAGGAAAGATATTTCATGGGGCCGATTTATAAACCTGATGGACTGAAATCAGGTCACGCGTCAGCGGAAGCTATCCGTCTCTTTGCACACCAGGTGCCTTTGCTGCAGGATAAAGGAGCCGATGTGGTTATCGGCGCCTGCTCGGAAGTACCACTTGTGCTGAATGAAGAGAATGTGAAAATGCCTTATGTAGACGTGTTTGAATTACTGGCCCAGAAAGTAGTTGATACCTGTTATCAATATATCTAA
- the asnB gene encoding asparagine synthase (glutamine-hydrolyzing), which yields MCGITGILDFGKRKRVEREEVKKMADAIQHRGPDDFAYLIEDNIGLGFRRLSIIDLAHGQQPFYSEDGSVVLICNGEIYNYKELRQELIAKGYRFKTECDVEVIVHLYVAYGIDFINRLNGQFAFCIYDKKQDTMYLARDQFGICPLFYKVVDQMLIFGSEIKALLRNRHVRKEVNPTALDQLFSFPGIVSPVTFFKDINSLKAGHYLKVKGTDIQVKEYWDLDYPLESIHQEEKDEDYYVDRLEELLLKSVKYRLNADVPVGFYLSGGLDSSLIASMMKRLNPDASYKSFSIGYPRAEDSEHDERIYQRLVANKVNSIHKEIEFDWSQVAAKLKDAVYFSEGALKESYNTCSLALSENVRNSDIKVVLSGEGSDELFGGYVGYRFDVQRRGFERPAGLEEMLEAQLREKLWGDPDFFYETNHYDFRNTTKAVYSNKINDNFDTIDCLETLPINKSRLEGRHPFHKRSYLDLKLRLSDHLISDHADRVNYANSVEGRYPFLDIELVDFIKTIPPAVKLKHMTEKYILKQVARRYLPESISTRQKFSWVAPGSSQLLQNNVEWINDMLSYSQIKRQGYFNPDTIERIKRIYSAPDFRLNLPYDTDLLIIVLTFNTFLEVFDMPSL from the coding sequence ATGTGTGGAATAACAGGAATTTTAGATTTCGGAAAACGTAAGAGAGTTGAAAGAGAAGAGGTAAAGAAAATGGCAGATGCGATCCAGCACCGTGGTCCGGACGATTTTGCTTATTTGATTGAAGATAATATCGGTCTGGGCTTCAGACGCCTGAGCATCATTGACCTCGCGCATGGACAACAGCCTTTCTACAGCGAAGACGGCAGCGTAGTGCTGATCTGTAACGGAGAAATTTATAACTACAAGGAACTGCGTCAGGAACTGATCGCAAAAGGATATCGCTTCAAAACAGAATGTGATGTCGAAGTGATCGTACACCTCTACGTAGCCTATGGTATTGATTTCATCAACAGATTGAACGGACAGTTCGCCTTCTGTATCTATGACAAAAAACAGGATACCATGTACCTGGCCAGAGACCAGTTTGGTATTTGTCCGCTGTTCTACAAGGTTGTAGATCAGATGCTGATATTCGGTTCTGAGATCAAGGCCCTGCTGAGAAACAGGCACGTAAGAAAAGAAGTAAATCCGACGGCACTCGACCAGCTGTTTTCTTTCCCTGGTATAGTAAGTCCGGTTACGTTCTTTAAAGACATTAACAGCCTGAAAGCAGGACACTATCTCAAGGTAAAAGGCACAGATATACAGGTAAAAGAATACTGGGACCTGGATTATCCCCTTGAGTCGATCCATCAGGAAGAAAAAGATGAAGACTATTACGTAGACCGTCTGGAAGAGTTGCTCCTGAAATCAGTGAAATATCGCCTGAATGCGGATGTGCCGGTGGGTTTCTATCTTAGCGGCGGACTGGATTCCAGTCTGATCGCTTCTATGATGAAGCGCCTGAATCCGGATGCATCTTACAAATCCTTTTCAATTGGTTATCCCCGTGCAGAAGATAGCGAGCACGATGAAAGAATATACCAGCGCTTAGTAGCAAATAAAGTAAATTCTATTCACAAAGAGATAGAATTTGACTGGTCACAGGTGGCTGCAAAACTGAAAGACGCTGTTTACTTTTCAGAAGGTGCCTTAAAAGAATCTTACAACACCTGCTCCCTTGCTTTGTCTGAAAACGTACGTAATAGCGATATCAAAGTAGTGCTCTCCGGCGAAGGTTCTGATGAATTGTTCGGTGGATATGTTGGTTACCGTTTTGATGTACAGCGCAGAGGTTTTGAAAGGCCGGCAGGACTGGAAGAAATGTTGGAAGCCCAATTAAGAGAGAAGCTCTGGGGAGATCCTGATTTCTTCTATGAAACAAATCACTACGATTTCAGGAATACGACCAAAGCAGTATATTCCAATAAGATCAATGACAACTTCGATACGATCGACTGTCTGGAAACATTACCTATTAACAAGAGCAGACTGGAAGGTCGTCATCCGTTCCATAAACGTTCTTACCTGGATCTGAAATTACGCTTGTCAGATCACCTGATCTCCGATCATGCCGACAGAGTGAATTATGCCAATTCTGTAGAGGGTCGTTATCCTTTCCTGGACATCGAATTGGTAGATTTTATCAAGACGATCCCGCCTGCGGTGAAGCTGAAGCACATGACGGAGAAATACATCCTGAAACAGGTGGCGAGACGTTATCTGCCGGAAAGTATCAGCACTCGTCAGAAATTTAGCTGGGTAGCACCGGGCAGTTCACAGCTGCTGCAGAATAACGTGGAATGGATTAATGATATGTTGTCTTACAGCCAGATCAAACGTCAGGGTTATTTCAACCCGGACACAATAGAAAGGATCAAACGTATTTATTCAGCACCTGATTTCAGACTGAATCTGCCATACGATACCGATCTGCTGATCATTGTACTCACATTCAACACCTTCCTCGAAGTATTCGATATGCCCTCCCTCTAG
- a CDS encoding non-ribosomal peptide synthetase, translating into MDKRIIHSVFEAKAQLFPERIAVEDQEKKVSYRELNQLANDLATTLRLQGIGRDRIAMTLMGADARLIAAVLAIFKAGGIYLPADFTFPANLMQQVLEEGNPDIVITSVEMLEDAKALLYMNYATLPVMIVMDKEGAFSVTGQRDTLPVPADTEIRPEDGCYIFYTSGSTGKAKAILGNHKGLSHFIHWEMNEFAVNENYRVSQLSQFTFDASLRDIFLPLATGACICIPPAGIKSNIPLLIEWLEEKKINLVHCVPSIFRLITRCLDDTTGKQLFPDLKQVLMAGERLYSKDITQWRNIVGEHVELVNLYGTSETTMAKTFHRIKETPEDPSAVIHVGWPMNNTMVAVLNGNRLCSPGEIGEIYIKTPFMTNGYFRNEALTKSVFVQNPLVKDRVDIMHKTGDMGRFFEDGHIEVHGRLDDQVKINGIRLELGEVKQAVLSAPGVQDAEVIVIPDAFNENQLACYYVGGEAQNENLRTYLQGQLQAAFVPAFFIYMKELPLTINGKVDKKALPRPVIVPAATGDGIEETDPAILTIMSIWREVLGLQEINRNTHFFYSAGTSLKAIMIISKLYRAFNVRLKIRDVFDNATVISLYEHIKSLQCKAFESLELAPVADNYATTYAQKGIWLHLQYGRGLAAYNMTGAYRFEGAFNQDAFIKSLHVLVQRYEMLRTTFVVDKGELRQQIHTFDPAAINISFEKYDNTLDPEGKAVAEADSLKVFDPQKEPLIRFRLLQLNERSHILVLTQHHLVADGWSVNLLLKEFLELFAAFSRNDVPKLPSLKLQYKDYAAWHNAYINSLAAQRHKDFWKAQLEGDLQPLKLSAAGFNSIGKSYEGRLFTFDLPATLSRTVFDLSSSRGKSSFAILLTLTNILLYSYTGREDILLGSPYAGRSHPDLEDQLGLFVSIILLRSQLEAGETFSQLLDEVAANAAEAYEHGIYPFEKILEELELTNNGSGMQFLNVFVQMQEAHEEALETYQEGLQDLHVIPVDFKHQSAKFDLTFNFAATPANGRISVVIEYNTALFTEARIRQVQDDFIRLLEQVAANPETTLAALSNSVPVAINEEISNISLQISNGISRDY; encoded by the coding sequence ATGGATAAGAGAATCATTCACAGCGTTTTTGAAGCAAAAGCGCAGTTATTCCCTGAACGTATAGCCGTAGAAGACCAGGAAAAAAAGGTCTCCTACAGGGAATTAAACCAGCTGGCAAATGATCTGGCAACAACCCTGCGCCTGCAGGGTATTGGTCGCGACAGGATTGCCATGACCCTGATGGGTGCTGACGCCAGACTGATTGCTGCCGTACTGGCTATTTTTAAGGCCGGCGGTATCTATCTGCCTGCCGATTTTACCTTCCCCGCTAATCTAATGCAACAGGTGCTGGAAGAAGGTAATCCCGATATCGTGATCACTTCAGTTGAAATGCTGGAAGATGCTAAGGCACTGTTGTATATGAATTATGCAACATTGCCGGTAATGATCGTTATGGACAAGGAGGGTGCTTTTTCTGTAACAGGTCAGCGCGATACACTGCCTGTACCTGCGGATACGGAAATCCGCCCGGAAGATGGCTGTTATATCTTTTATACCTCCGGTTCAACCGGTAAAGCGAAAGCGATACTAGGTAACCACAAAGGTCTCAGCCACTTCATTCACTGGGAGATGAATGAGTTCGCCGTAAATGAAAACTACCGGGTAAGCCAGTTGAGCCAATTCACCTTTGATGCATCCCTGCGTGATATATTTCTGCCCCTGGCAACAGGCGCCTGTATCTGTATCCCGCCGGCTGGTATTAAATCAAATATCCCACTGCTGATAGAGTGGCTGGAAGAAAAGAAGATTAACCTGGTACACTGTGTACCATCCATCTTCAGATTGATCACCAGATGTCTGGATGATACCACCGGCAAACAGCTATTCCCTGATCTGAAACAGGTCTTAATGGCAGGTGAACGTTTGTACAGTAAGGATATCACCCAATGGAGGAATATCGTTGGAGAGCATGTGGAACTGGTGAACCTGTACGGTACTTCCGAAACAACAATGGCCAAAACGTTCCATCGAATCAAGGAAACACCGGAAGATCCTTCCGCTGTGATACATGTAGGCTGGCCAATGAACAATACTATGGTGGCTGTACTGAATGGCAACCGCCTCTGTTCGCCGGGTGAGATAGGAGAGATCTATATCAAAACGCCGTTTATGACAAACGGCTATTTTCGTAATGAAGCGTTGACGAAATCAGTATTTGTGCAGAACCCACTGGTAAAAGATCGCGTGGATATTATGCATAAAACAGGCGATATGGGCCGTTTCTTCGAAGATGGTCATATTGAAGTCCATGGTAGACTGGACGACCAGGTAAAGATCAATGGTATCCGCCTGGAACTTGGCGAAGTAAAGCAGGCCGTGTTATCCGCTCCGGGCGTTCAGGATGCAGAAGTGATCGTGATCCCTGATGCGTTTAATGAAAATCAGCTGGCCTGTTATTATGTGGGTGGCGAAGCGCAGAATGAAAACCTACGTACCTACTTGCAGGGACAGTTACAAGCCGCATTTGTACCGGCCTTTTTCATCTACATGAAAGAATTACCATTGACCATCAATGGCAAAGTAGATAAGAAAGCGTTACCGAGACCGGTTATTGTTCCCGCAGCTACAGGCGACGGGATTGAAGAAACTGATCCGGCGATATTGACAATCATGAGTATCTGGAGAGAAGTATTAGGGCTGCAGGAGATCAATAGAAATACGCATTTTTTCTATTCAGCAGGTACTTCGCTTAAAGCCATTATGATCATCTCAAAACTTTATCGTGCATTCAATGTCCGCCTGAAGATCAGAGATGTCTTTGACAATGCAACAGTGATCAGTCTGTATGAACATATTAAAAGCCTGCAGTGCAAAGCATTTGAATCACTGGAACTTGCGCCTGTAGCAGATAACTATGCAACCACTTATGCGCAGAAAGGCATCTGGCTGCATCTGCAATACGGCAGAGGGCTGGCGGCTTACAATATGACCGGCGCCTATCGTTTTGAAGGTGCTTTTAATCAGGATGCATTTATAAAATCATTGCACGTATTGGTACAACGGTATGAAATGCTACGTACCACATTTGTCGTTGACAAAGGGGAGCTGCGCCAGCAGATACATACATTTGATCCTGCCGCCATCAATATCTCCTTTGAAAAGTATGACAATACACTGGATCCGGAAGGAAAGGCAGTAGCAGAAGCGGATTCACTCAAAGTGTTTGATCCGCAGAAAGAACCGCTGATCCGTTTCAGGTTATTGCAGCTGAATGAACGTTCACACATATTGGTATTGACCCAGCATCACCTGGTGGCAGATGGCTGGTCGGTGAACCTCCTGCTTAAAGAGTTCCTGGAGCTATTCGCTGCTTTCAGCCGGAATGATGTACCGAAATTACCTTCCCTGAAACTACAATATAAAGACTATGCCGCCTGGCATAATGCATATATCAATAGTCTCGCCGCACAGCGTCACAAAGATTTCTGGAAGGCGCAGCTGGAAGGAGACTTACAGCCGCTTAAATTATCGGCTGCCGGTTTTAACTCCATCGGGAAAAGTTATGAAGGCCGGCTCTTTACATTCGATCTGCCGGCAACATTGAGTCGTACAGTTTTTGACTTGAGTAGTAGCAGAGGAAAGAGCAGCTTTGCTATTTTGTTGACACTCACCAACATTTTACTGTATAGCTATACCGGCAGAGAAGATATCCTGCTGGGCTCACCGTATGCAGGTCGTAGTCATCCGGACCTGGAAGACCAATTAGGTCTTTTTGTCAGCATTATTCTGTTAAGAAGCCAGCTGGAAGCCGGAGAGACTTTCTCTCAATTACTTGACGAAGTAGCTGCAAATGCAGCAGAAGCATATGAACATGGTATCTATCCGTTTGAAAAGATACTGGAGGAACTGGAGCTGACCAACAACGGAAGCGGAATGCAGTTCCTGAATGTATTTGTCCAAATGCAGGAGGCACATGAAGAAGCCCTGGAAACATACCAGGAAGGGTTACAGGATCTGCATGTCATTCCGGTTGATTTCAAACACCAGTCAGCCAAATTTGATCTCACGTTTAACTTCGCCGCAACACCTGCAAACGGCAGGATCAGCGTAGTAATAGAATACAATACCGCTTTATTTACAGAAGCGCGTATACGGCAGGTACAGGATGACTTTATCCGCTTGCTGGAACAGGTGGCTGCTAATCCGGAGACAACACTGGCTGCACTCAGCAACAGTGTACCGGTAGCTATTAACGAAGAGATCAGCAATATCAGTCTGCAGATCAGTAATGGTATCAGTCGCGATTATTAA